In Mycobacterium sp. JS623, one genomic interval encodes:
- a CDS encoding cupin domain-containing protein → MSKTYDAEWENALTVVQEVQPPAIPEGAHAMTVVIEYPPGSAGAPPHRHPGGPAFGYMLEGEMLFELEGQPPRVVRPGEAFWEPGGDVIHYSDANNRDDMKSRFVVTMLCVPGQPMLTLVDDEELEARKHLRATAD, encoded by the coding sequence ATGTCGAAGACCTACGACGCCGAATGGGAGAACGCGTTGACGGTTGTGCAGGAGGTGCAGCCGCCTGCCATTCCCGAAGGCGCCCATGCCATGACCGTCGTCATCGAATACCCGCCGGGCAGTGCCGGTGCCCCGCCACACCGGCATCCCGGCGGGCCCGCCTTCGGCTACATGCTGGAAGGGGAGATGCTGTTCGAACTCGAAGGCCAACCGCCGCGAGTTGTCCGCCCCGGCGAGGCGTTTTGGGAGCCTGGTGGTGACGTCATCCACTACTCCGACGCCAACAACCGCGACGACATGAAGAGCCGCTTCGTCGTGACGATGCTCTGCGTACCCGGCCAGCCCATGCTCACCCTCGTCGACGACGAGGAGCTCGAAGCGCGCAAGCACCTGCGGGCAACCGCCGACTAG
- a CDS encoding sigma-70 family RNA polymerase sigma factor, giving the protein MTRTPVRSTPARDPDIAARFADEVEPFLDVLARGARRLARSGTDAEDLLQDALLHAYAGFGTFKEGSNLKAWLFRILYNRWVSAYRAKQCRPAEVPVDGLTERDLADSAARLQPGQHRSAEAEVLDALPHNEITAAMKALPEGFRTVVYLADIQGYTYAETAKILGIPHGTVMSRAARGRQRLRVALAHVAHQHAA; this is encoded by the coding sequence ATGACTAGGACGCCCGTGCGCAGCACACCGGCCCGGGACCCAGATATTGCCGCGCGCTTCGCCGACGAGGTCGAGCCGTTCTTGGACGTCCTTGCGCGCGGGGCGCGGCGGCTGGCCCGCAGCGGCACCGACGCCGAGGACCTGCTGCAAGACGCACTGCTGCACGCGTACGCGGGGTTCGGCACCTTCAAGGAGGGCAGCAATCTGAAGGCGTGGCTGTTCCGGATTCTCTACAACCGCTGGGTCAGCGCATACCGCGCCAAGCAGTGCCGCCCGGCCGAAGTTCCGGTCGACGGCCTCACCGAACGGGATCTCGCCGACAGCGCCGCCCGGCTCCAGCCGGGCCAGCATCGGTCAGCCGAGGCCGAGGTGCTTGATGCGTTGCCGCACAACGAGATCACAGCGGCGATGAAGGCTCTGCCGGAAGGCTTCCGCACCGTTGTGTACCTCGCGGACATCCAGGGCTACACCTACGCGGAGACCGCCAAGATCCTCGGTATCCCGCACGGAACCGTGATGTCACGGGCAGCCCGAGGCAGACAGCGGCTGCGTGTCGCACTGGCCCACGTCGCCCACCAACACGCCGCGTAA
- a CDS encoding nitroreductase family protein encodes MDVYEAVMSRRAVRGFTDEPLSREVLERVLTAAGNAPSGSNVQPWNIYVVTGTPLAQLKKLATERVAAGDPWDEREYVMYPPVMKPPYGERRSAFGRDRYSALGIEREDWEARTRAAIANWDCFGAPAALFCYIDRDLGLPQWSDLGMYLQTVMLLLRAEGLHSCPQMAWSQVRETVAEIVSPPKELMLFCGMSIGFEDTTVGFVRNERAPLDETVTFIEG; translated from the coding sequence ATGGATGTATACGAAGCAGTGATGAGCCGACGGGCAGTACGCGGATTCACCGACGAGCCGCTTTCCAGGGAGGTACTCGAGCGCGTGTTGACCGCCGCGGGCAACGCGCCGTCTGGTTCAAACGTCCAGCCGTGGAACATCTATGTGGTGACCGGTACGCCGCTGGCGCAACTCAAGAAGCTTGCCACCGAGCGCGTGGCTGCCGGCGACCCGTGGGATGAGCGGGAGTATGTGATGTACCCGCCGGTGATGAAGCCCCCGTACGGCGAGCGCCGGTCCGCGTTTGGCAGGGATCGCTACAGCGCACTCGGCATCGAGCGTGAGGACTGGGAAGCGCGTACCAGGGCTGCCATTGCGAACTGGGACTGTTTCGGCGCACCCGCTGCCCTGTTCTGCTACATCGACCGCGACCTTGGCCTGCCGCAATGGTCGGATCTCGGGATGTATCTGCAGACCGTGATGCTCTTGCTACGCGCCGAGGGGCTACACAGCTGCCCGCAGATGGCGTGGTCGCAGGTGCGCGAGACCGTCGCCGAGATCGTGTCGCCGCCGAAAGAGCTCATGCTGTTCTGCGGCATGTCGATCGGATTCGAAGACACCACGGTCGGTTTCGTCCGCAACGAGCGCGCACCGCTGGATGAGACGGTCACCTTCATCGAGGGTTAG
- a CDS encoding ATP-binding protein translates to MSSEGRGARLRGRNSECETLRGLISAVQSGTSGVLVLRGEAGIGKTALLDYVSGLATGVRCIQVVGVQSDMELAFAGLQQLCAPLLNHLGELPEPQREALNVAFGRGVGATPDRFLVGLAVLSLIAVAANDQPLLCIVDDAQWLDEVSVQTLAFVARRLLAERVAMVFAARERNAEALRGLPELAIKGLSDGDARELLESVMVGALDPRVRDRIVAETRGIPLAIIEVPRSVSATELAGGFWISGKRSSTAAIEDGFVNRIKSLPVETQRLLLLAAAEPVGDAALFLRAAAKLGIAVDALAPAEADGVIEFGPRMRFHHPLLRSAAYRAADLTDRRAIHRALADATDPQSDPDRRAWHAANAATGPDEAVAADLEASAGRAQSRGGVAAAAAFLERATALTSDPAIRGARAIAAAHAKREAAAPEAAYELLAIAELTPLSKLQRAQIARMRAQIEFVRSRAGAPGAVKTSEAATQLLSAAKQLDGCDDALARDTHLEALAAAMYAGRLGEPNLLAEVATAGRAAIDRLTQIRRPVDFLLSGLTNRIIDGPGAGADDLRAALELWNAHEESSDDNGRSWPFPVAQESAAHELWDDAVLQRIATETVRRAREVGALAALPPALAYRAGAHVYMGEFTSAERVLEEVDAIATWIGLAPRKYHAMNLAAWRGVPSDAEGLIASAKAEGAAKGEGRLVGLAMFISAILFNGLGRYDEALQAARECCEYEDLGFYGWCLYELIEASVHLGDNGSAAPALLLLEQRAGASGTDWGLGILAAARAMVADDETTENLFAEAVQRLERANVALHGARVRLCYGEWLRRVKRRVDARQQLNTAYQMFAKFGAEGFAERARRELAATGEKVRKQPTKSGEQLTAQEAQIARLAGDGLTNQEIGAQLFISTHTVEWHLRKVFVKLGITSRRQLRTISWAS, encoded by the coding sequence ATGTCGAGCGAAGGTCGGGGGGCACGTCTTCGCGGTCGCAATAGCGAATGCGAGACGCTTAGGGGGCTGATCTCCGCTGTCCAATCGGGCACCAGCGGAGTGCTGGTGCTCCGCGGCGAGGCGGGGATCGGCAAGACCGCGTTGCTTGACTACGTTTCAGGGCTGGCGACCGGGGTCCGCTGCATCCAAGTGGTGGGTGTGCAGTCCGACATGGAACTCGCGTTCGCCGGCCTGCAGCAGCTGTGTGCACCGCTGCTGAATCACCTTGGTGAACTTCCTGAACCACAGCGGGAGGCCCTCAACGTCGCGTTTGGTCGCGGAGTCGGCGCCACCCCGGATCGGTTCCTGGTTGGCCTGGCGGTGCTGAGCCTGATCGCCGTGGCCGCCAACGACCAACCCCTGCTCTGCATCGTCGATGACGCCCAATGGCTCGACGAAGTGTCGGTACAGACGCTGGCATTCGTGGCGAGGCGGCTGTTGGCCGAGCGTGTCGCGATGGTGTTCGCCGCCCGCGAGCGCAACGCCGAAGCTCTGCGGGGTCTGCCGGAACTCGCGATCAAGGGTCTGTCCGACGGCGACGCGCGGGAACTGTTGGAGTCGGTGATGGTCGGGGCGCTCGACCCGCGTGTGCGCGACCGCATCGTCGCCGAGACCCGCGGCATTCCGCTCGCTATCATCGAGGTACCGCGAAGCGTCTCCGCGACGGAGCTTGCCGGCGGCTTTTGGATTTCAGGCAAGCGGTCGTCTACAGCGGCAATCGAAGACGGCTTCGTCAACCGCATCAAATCCCTACCCGTCGAGACCCAGCGGCTGCTGCTTCTCGCCGCCGCCGAACCGGTCGGCGATGCCGCGCTGTTCCTGCGGGCGGCGGCGAAACTGGGCATCGCGGTCGACGCGTTGGCGCCGGCCGAAGCCGACGGCGTCATCGAATTCGGACCCCGCATGCGATTTCACCACCCGCTGCTGCGGTCGGCCGCCTACCGGGCCGCCGATCTCACCGACCGCAGGGCCATTCATCGGGCGTTGGCCGACGCCACCGATCCGCAGTCGGACCCCGACCGTCGGGCGTGGCACGCCGCCAACGCCGCAACGGGGCCAGACGAAGCGGTCGCCGCGGACCTGGAGGCTTCGGCAGGCCGGGCGCAGAGCAGGGGTGGAGTGGCCGCGGCCGCCGCCTTCCTGGAACGTGCGACGGCACTCACGTCAGACCCAGCCATCCGCGGGGCGAGGGCCATCGCCGCCGCCCATGCCAAACGTGAGGCGGCGGCGCCCGAAGCGGCATACGAGCTGCTCGCGATTGCCGAGCTCACCCCGCTGTCGAAGTTGCAACGAGCCCAGATCGCTCGGATGCGTGCCCAGATCGAATTCGTGCGTAGCCGCGCCGGAGCGCCGGGTGCCGTCAAGACGAGCGAAGCCGCCACGCAATTACTCAGTGCTGCAAAACAACTGGATGGGTGTGACGACGCCTTGGCTCGGGATACGCATCTCGAAGCGCTCGCCGCTGCGATGTATGCGGGCAGACTTGGTGAGCCGAATCTGCTGGCGGAGGTGGCGACGGCAGGTCGTGCCGCGATCGACCGGCTGACGCAGATACGTCGCCCGGTCGACTTTCTGTTGAGCGGGCTGACAAATCGAATCATCGACGGCCCCGGGGCGGGAGCCGACGATCTCCGTGCCGCACTGGAACTTTGGAACGCCCACGAGGAGTCGAGCGACGACAATGGCCGCAGCTGGCCGTTTCCCGTCGCGCAGGAATCGGCCGCCCACGAACTGTGGGACGACGCGGTGTTGCAGCGCATCGCGACCGAGACCGTCCGACGCGCCCGCGAAGTGGGCGCGCTTGCCGCGTTGCCGCCGGCGCTTGCCTATCGCGCCGGAGCTCATGTGTATATGGGCGAATTCACCTCGGCGGAACGGGTTCTCGAAGAGGTAGACGCGATCGCAACGTGGATCGGCCTCGCACCGAGGAAGTACCACGCGATGAACCTGGCCGCGTGGCGCGGCGTTCCGAGCGATGCGGAAGGTCTCATCGCGTCGGCCAAAGCCGAGGGCGCTGCGAAGGGGGAAGGGCGCCTTGTCGGTCTCGCCATGTTCATTTCGGCGATCCTGTTCAACGGCCTCGGTCGCTACGACGAGGCTCTGCAAGCCGCGCGTGAGTGCTGCGAGTACGAAGATCTCGGGTTTTACGGCTGGTGCCTCTACGAACTCATTGAAGCTTCAGTGCACCTAGGCGACAACGGATCTGCGGCGCCTGCCTTGCTGCTTCTCGAACAACGGGCAGGCGCCAGCGGCACGGACTGGGGGCTGGGTATCTTGGCGGCAGCCCGGGCGATGGTCGCCGACGACGAGACCACAGAGAATCTGTTCGCCGAGGCAGTGCAACGGCTCGAGCGGGCCAACGTCGCGCTTCACGGGGCGCGTGTCCGACTGTGCTACGGCGAGTGGCTGCGGCGGGTGAAGCGCAGGGTCGACGCCCGCCAACAGCTCAACACCGCATACCAGATGTTCGCCAAGTTCGGCGCCGAAGGTTTTGCGGAAAGAGCCCGACGCGAACTGGCCGCGACCGGGGAGAAGGTGCGCAAGCAGCCGACCAAGTCTGGCGAACAGCTGACTGCTCAGGAGGCGCAGATCGCGCGGCTGGCAGGCGACGGCCTGACGAATCAGGAGATCGGTGCGCAGCTGTTCATCAGCACCCACACCGTGGAATGGCATCTTCGGAAGGTCTTCGTGAAACTCGGCATCACCTCGCGCAGGCAGCTGCGCACCATCTCCTGGGCGAGCTAA
- a CDS encoding SDR family oxidoreductase yields the protein MKIVVIGGTGLIGSKLVHALDQHGHEAVAAAPSTGVNTLTGEGLAEVLAGASVVVDVSNSPQLDDSAIEFFRTATTNLLTAEKDAGVGHHIALSVVGTAALAPQSGYFQAKLLQENLIAEGPIPYTLVHATQFFEFIDTLADSATADGVVRMPAAYFQPMAAADVAQGLAIAAVNGPVNGLTEIGGPQAFLLPDLIRTALTAHGDTREVVADPKAQYWGIDIDERTLCPGEGATLFDTRFEDWLLETAAKA from the coding sequence ATGAAGATCGTCGTCATCGGAGGAACGGGCCTGATCGGCTCGAAGCTGGTGCACGCGCTGGACCAACACGGCCACGAAGCCGTCGCCGCCGCGCCTTCGACAGGAGTCAACACGCTGACGGGCGAGGGTCTGGCCGAGGTTCTCGCGGGCGCCTCGGTGGTGGTCGACGTGTCGAATTCACCGCAGCTCGACGACTCGGCCATCGAGTTCTTCCGCACCGCGACCACGAATTTGCTCACTGCGGAGAAGGACGCCGGCGTCGGCCACCACATCGCGCTGTCGGTGGTGGGCACCGCTGCGCTTGCCCCGCAGAGCGGGTATTTCCAGGCGAAGCTTCTGCAGGAGAACCTGATCGCCGAGGGGCCGATCCCGTACACCCTTGTGCACGCGACGCAGTTCTTCGAGTTCATCGACACCCTCGCCGACTCCGCGACCGCCGACGGCGTGGTGCGGATGCCAGCAGCTTATTTCCAGCCGATGGCCGCTGCCGACGTTGCCCAAGGGCTCGCGATCGCTGCAGTCAACGGTCCGGTGAACGGCCTCACGGAAATCGGTGGGCCGCAGGCGTTCCTGTTGCCCGACCTCATCAGGACTGCATTGACCGCCCACGGCGACACTCGCGAGGTCGTCGCTGATCCGAAGGCGCAGTACTGGGGCATCGATATCGACGAGCGCACCCTGTGCCCCGGCGAGGGCGCGACGCTGTTCGACACGAGGTTCGAGGACTGGCTGCTCGAAACCGCTGCCAAGGCGTAG
- a CDS encoding methyltransferase — MSKPTVLSTPDSEALTPDGIMQLGFGYWASRTLLSAVELKLFGVLSEAGPLDAEQLRERLGLHPRSARDFFDALVALGMLERTDGRYQNTPHTDLFLDPAKPTYVGGIMEMSSVRLYGFWDSLIEGLKTGQPQNEVKTGGDFFATLYADPEKLAVFTAAMSGLSLAAGYAIAAKFPWRDYGSVTDIGCAQGAVPVAIATAHEHLTGGGYDLPPVEPIFNSYVAQHDLSSRLRFTPGDFFADPLPNADVLIMGHILHDWDMDQKRLLLQKAYDALPREGALIVFEGLIDDERRHNAFGLLMSLNMLIETPGGFDYTGADCRGWMADVGFSKSYVEQLVGPDSMVVGIK, encoded by the coding sequence ATGAGCAAACCAACTGTGCTGTCTACGCCAGATTCCGAGGCCTTGACACCCGACGGCATCATGCAGCTGGGCTTCGGCTACTGGGCTTCCAGGACCCTGTTGAGTGCCGTCGAGCTGAAACTCTTCGGCGTGCTCAGCGAGGCTGGGCCGCTGGACGCGGAGCAACTCCGCGAGCGACTCGGCCTGCATCCGCGCAGTGCACGGGACTTCTTCGACGCGCTCGTCGCTCTCGGGATGCTCGAACGCACCGACGGCCGGTACCAAAACACTCCGCACACCGATCTCTTCCTCGATCCGGCAAAGCCCACATACGTGGGCGGCATCATGGAAATGTCGAGTGTCCGCCTCTACGGCTTCTGGGACTCGCTGATCGAGGGACTGAAAACCGGCCAACCGCAGAACGAGGTGAAGACGGGCGGCGACTTCTTCGCAACCCTGTACGCCGACCCGGAGAAGCTGGCCGTATTCACCGCTGCGATGTCGGGTCTGAGTCTCGCGGCGGGCTACGCCATCGCCGCCAAGTTTCCGTGGCGCGACTACGGCAGCGTGACCGATATCGGGTGCGCACAAGGCGCCGTCCCGGTCGCCATCGCGACGGCCCACGAGCACTTGACGGGCGGCGGCTACGACCTGCCACCCGTCGAGCCGATCTTCAATTCCTATGTTGCACAACATGATTTGAGTAGCCGCCTGCGATTCACGCCCGGCGACTTCTTCGCCGACCCTTTGCCGAACGCCGACGTCCTCATCATGGGCCACATCCTGCACGACTGGGATATGGACCAGAAGCGTCTGCTCCTGCAGAAGGCCTACGACGCACTGCCCAGGGAGGGGGCGTTGATCGTCTTCGAAGGCCTCATCGATGACGAGCGGCGCCACAACGCATTCGGTCTGCTGATGAGCCTCAACATGCTGATCGAGACTCCCGGCGGCTTCGACTACACGGGTGCCGATTGCCGTGGCTGGATGGCCGACGTCGGCTTCAGCAAGAGCTATGTCGAGCAGCTGGTCGGTCCTGACTCGATGGTCGTCGGCATCAAGTAG
- a CDS encoding RNA polymerase sigma factor, producing the protein MAADAVDEAQLRGLIPGVLAALVHRGADFATAEDAVQEALLKAVETWPNQRPDDPKGWLITTAWRRFVDLARSDSARRDRELRVTDEPPPGPAESVDDTLQLYFLCAHPNLTPASAVALTLRAVGGLTTRQIAQAYLVPEATMAQRISRAKRIVGDIRLDQPGDLRTVLKVLYLVFNEGYSGDVDLAEEAIRLARQLAATTRDEEVAGLLALFLLHHARRDARTRDDGSLVVLEDQDRSLWRRELIAEGVAVLQAALARDRLGEYQAQAAIAALHADAQTAEETDWVQIVEWYDELIRLTDSPVVRLNRAVAVGEADGPQAGLAALGELEPTLPRYTASAAYLHERAGDIATAAELYVQAAAQAQNVAERNHLTFRAATLRQRLPGEDNS; encoded by the coding sequence ATGGCCGCCGATGCGGTGGACGAGGCCCAGCTGCGGGGCCTGATCCCCGGCGTGTTGGCAGCCCTCGTCCACCGCGGGGCCGACTTCGCGACCGCCGAGGATGCTGTGCAGGAGGCCCTGCTCAAAGCTGTTGAGACATGGCCGAATCAACGGCCGGACGATCCCAAGGGCTGGTTGATCACCACGGCGTGGCGGCGTTTCGTCGATCTTGCGAGATCCGACAGCGCGCGGCGCGACCGTGAGCTTCGGGTGACTGACGAGCCGCCGCCCGGCCCGGCGGAGTCCGTCGACGACACACTGCAGCTCTACTTTTTGTGCGCGCATCCGAACCTCACCCCCGCATCGGCCGTCGCGCTGACTTTGCGCGCTGTTGGTGGCCTCACCACACGCCAGATTGCGCAGGCATACCTTGTGCCGGAAGCGACTATGGCGCAACGGATTAGCCGGGCCAAACGGATCGTCGGCGACATCCGGCTGGATCAGCCGGGAGATTTGCGCACGGTGCTGAAGGTGCTGTACCTGGTGTTCAACGAGGGGTACAGCGGCGACGTCGATCTCGCTGAGGAGGCGATTCGGCTGGCGCGACAGCTGGCCGCGACGACGCGCGACGAGGAGGTCGCCGGGCTTCTCGCATTATTTCTGCTTCACCATGCGAGGCGAGACGCCCGGACTCGCGACGACGGCAGTCTGGTGGTGCTGGAAGATCAAGACCGCAGCCTCTGGCGGCGCGAACTCATCGCGGAGGGAGTGGCCGTACTCCAGGCGGCGCTAGCCCGCGATCGGCTCGGGGAGTACCAGGCGCAAGCGGCGATCGCGGCGCTGCACGCAGACGCGCAGACCGCTGAGGAGACCGACTGGGTGCAGATCGTCGAGTGGTACGACGAGCTCATCCGGCTCACCGACAGCCCGGTGGTGCGGCTCAATCGCGCCGTCGCAGTCGGTGAAGCGGATGGACCGCAGGCGGGGCTCGCCGCACTCGGCGAGCTCGAGCCGACGCTTCCGCGGTATACCGCGTCGGCCGCGTACTTGCATGAGCGGGCCGGCGACATCGCCACGGCGGCAGAGCTTTACGTGCAGGCCGCCGCACAGGCGCAGAACGTCGCCGAGCGCAACCACCTCACGTTTCGCGCGGCCACGCTTCGTCAGCGCTTACCGGGCGAAGACAACTCATAG
- a CDS encoding YciI family protein: MAKFLFLKHYRGAPAAVNDVPMDQWAPAEVEAHIKYMNDFAAKLQASGEYVDGQALAPEGAWVRYDGEGKPPVTDGPFAETKDLIAGWMIVDVDSYERAVELAGELSAAPGAGGKPIHEWLEVRPFLTASPTVTECH; encoded by the coding sequence ATGGCCAAGTTCCTGTTTCTCAAGCACTACCGTGGCGCGCCTGCGGCGGTCAATGACGTGCCGATGGACCAGTGGGCACCCGCGGAGGTGGAGGCGCACATCAAGTACATGAACGACTTCGCGGCCAAGCTGCAAGCCAGCGGCGAGTACGTCGACGGCCAGGCCCTGGCCCCTGAGGGCGCGTGGGTCCGTTACGACGGCGAGGGCAAGCCGCCCGTCACCGATGGACCGTTCGCGGAGACCAAGGACCTCATCGCTGGTTGGATGATCGTCGACGTCGACTCGTACGAGCGGGCTGTCGAGTTGGCCGGCGAATTGTCTGCGGCGCCCGGCGCAGGCGGCAAGCCGATCCACGAGTGGCTCGAAGTCCGACCGTTCCTGACCGCTTCCCCGACCGTCACTGAGTGTCACTGA
- a CDS encoding LLM class F420-dependent oxidoreductase: MKFGISTFVNDDSIDTVSLAQAIEERGFDALTIAEHTHIPASRESAYPLGGELPSIYYRTLDPFVTLAAAAAVTSRIELITGIALLIQRDPIITAKEAASIDLISNGRFIFGVGAGWNLEEMRNHGTDSKTRGALLDERIEAIKALWTTEPAEYHGKYVDFESSYMRPKPVQKPHPPIVIGGDSDATVKRVIRHEAGWISNPFPIDHLKRRIDQLREGAGHDVPLTTFGTPIDPEYWRGLEDLGYGQANLLLPTKPHDESLRLLDEYAEQVAQYRG; this comes from the coding sequence ATGAAATTCGGGATTTCCACGTTCGTCAATGACGACAGCATCGACACGGTTTCGCTGGCGCAGGCGATAGAGGAGCGAGGTTTCGACGCGCTCACGATCGCCGAGCACACGCACATCCCAGCCAGCCGGGAGTCTGCGTATCCGCTCGGTGGCGAGCTGCCGTCGATCTACTACCGGACGCTGGACCCGTTCGTCACGCTGGCGGCCGCGGCCGCCGTCACCTCACGCATCGAACTGATCACCGGCATCGCATTGCTCATCCAGCGTGATCCGATCATCACGGCGAAGGAGGCTGCCAGCATCGATCTGATCTCCAATGGCCGGTTCATCTTCGGGGTGGGCGCGGGCTGGAACCTGGAGGAGATGCGTAATCACGGTACCGATTCGAAGACACGCGGGGCGCTACTCGACGAACGCATCGAGGCCATCAAGGCGCTGTGGACGACCGAACCCGCCGAATACCACGGCAAATACGTTGATTTCGAGTCGTCATACATGCGACCCAAGCCGGTCCAGAAGCCACATCCGCCCATCGTTATCGGCGGCGACTCCGATGCCACCGTCAAGCGGGTGATCCGCCACGAGGCGGGCTGGATCTCCAACCCGTTCCCGATCGATCACCTCAAGCGCCGCATCGATCAACTTCGCGAGGGCGCTGGCCACGATGTCCCTTTGACGACATTCGGCACGCCGATCGATCCGGAGTACTGGCGCGGACTCGAGGATCTCGGATACGGCCAGGCGAACCTGCTGCTGCCGACCAAGCCGCACGACGAATCGCTTCGACTCCTCGACGAGTACGCCGAACAAGTCGCGCAATATCGCGGCTGA
- a CDS encoding metallophosphoesterase, whose translation MTDNPAEVVESAGPRRRSRRRWRRIAVVLAVVLLLFGVPWWTLAAGGTAWPTSVVVTGTLLFAASAAAMPVLMVLGHGHRHLDWAAALGDALLGAAWVLFAWSVLGQLLGLVLLVAGVEDPARSRVVAGAVVTVAAVLLVWGYAEAMRVPRVKNVDVAIDGLGRGLDGLRIAVITDTHFGPINRAKWSTAVVARVNELVADVVCHVGDIADGRVTIRERQASPLASVKAVSARAYVTGNHEYFSEAQGWLDYMESIGWSALHNRHVIVERGGDRLVLAGVDDATATASSARGHGADLHAALAGTDRALPVVLLAHQPKQVTHAVSAGVDLQISGHTHGGQIWPFHLLVRLEQPVVRGLSRHGDRTQLYTSRGTGFWGPPFRVFAPSEITLLTLRSP comes from the coding sequence ATGACAGACAACCCTGCCGAAGTAGTGGAGTCGGCCGGACCGCGACGGCGGTCCCGGCGGAGGTGGCGCCGCATAGCGGTCGTGCTCGCCGTCGTGCTGCTGTTGTTCGGGGTGCCCTGGTGGACGCTGGCGGCAGGAGGGACGGCCTGGCCAACGAGCGTCGTCGTGACCGGCACGCTGCTCTTCGCCGCGAGCGCGGCCGCGATGCCGGTGTTGATGGTGCTCGGGCATGGCCACAGGCATCTCGACTGGGCTGCTGCCCTCGGGGATGCGCTGCTCGGCGCGGCCTGGGTGCTGTTCGCCTGGTCGGTGCTCGGCCAGCTGCTGGGCCTGGTGCTGCTCGTTGCCGGCGTCGAGGATCCGGCGCGGTCGCGGGTTGTCGCCGGCGCGGTGGTGACTGTGGCGGCGGTGCTCCTCGTCTGGGGTTATGCCGAAGCGATGCGCGTTCCGCGCGTCAAGAACGTCGATGTCGCGATCGACGGCCTCGGGCGCGGGTTGGACGGCCTGCGCATCGCCGTCATCACCGACACGCACTTCGGACCCATCAATCGCGCCAAGTGGTCGACGGCCGTGGTGGCACGTGTCAACGAACTCGTCGCCGATGTGGTGTGCCACGTCGGCGACATCGCGGACGGCAGGGTCACCATTCGCGAACGGCAAGCCAGCCCCCTCGCATCGGTGAAGGCAGTGTCGGCTCGGGCCTACGTCACCGGCAACCACGAGTACTTCAGCGAGGCGCAGGGGTGGCTCGACTACATGGAAAGCATCGGATGGTCCGCGCTGCACAACCGGCACGTCATCGTCGAACGCGGCGGTGACCGGCTGGTGCTCGCCGGTGTGGACGACGCGACCGCCACTGCGTCCAGCGCCCGCGGACACGGCGCGGACCTTCATGCCGCCCTCGCCGGAACCGATCGGGCGCTGCCGGTCGTGCTCCTCGCCCACCAACCCAAGCAGGTCACCCACGCCGTGAGCGCAGGTGTCGACTTACAGATCTCAGGTCATACCCACGGCGGCCAGATCTGGCCGTTCCACCTTCTGGTTCGGCTGGAGCAGCCCGTGGTGCGCGGACTCAGCCGACACGGCGATCGGACCCAGCTGTACACCAGCCGCGGCACCGGATTCTGGGGCCCGCCGTTTCGGGTGTTCGCGCCCAGCGAGATCACCCTGTTGACGCTTCGCAGCCCATAA